One window of Leucoraja erinacea ecotype New England chromosome 14, Leri_hhj_1, whole genome shotgun sequence genomic DNA carries:
- the LOC129703651 gene encoding THAP domain-containing protein 5-like isoform X2, producing the protein MPVSCSALDCKNRFKKGSGITFHRPDLMAKWLKAVARGNWVPSPRATLCSDHFIKECFEERNDRRHLKFFSVPTIFPPPKNKSTGPRKSNKAKTYVGHYKESSEVEMSVLQAHETLRQPGEPTKVKDEQSALTTDTLNSGRLAQLAAAAVLNLAEFTQVLEVPLKPEAESSEVLTVFNCRVQTETPATEDKMESVPDGLIIGRLEEESQDSAAVLCSDTLQWTANVLSRPEVQSNTCTTLVGSMDVSADVLPCLFTSPAEPVSDRSTISEGTTWISTEVLIPETQTHLSTLVQPSEELQCSSETVLSSRYDQDLTGMTFPQDHSYFMNPCPDIIRRTLEKKLAWERKKNEEQRQRFRVLQQKLKRKEQKIDSLTKIINELRDNKSGDLWNSNIF; encoded by the exons ATGCCAGTCTCATGCAGCGCGCTTGATTGCAAGAACCGCTTCAAGAAAGGAAGTGGCATAACTTTCCACAG ACCTGACCTCATGGCAAAATGGTTAAAAGCCGTAGCACGAGGAAACTGGGTGCCATCACCGAGAGCAACACTCTGCAGTGATCACTTCATTAAGGAATGCTTTGAAGAACGGAATGATAGAAGGCATTTAAAGTTTTTCTCTGTACCAACCATATTTCCACCACCTAAAAATAAG TCTACAGGCCCCAGAAAGTCCAATAAAGCGAAAACCTATGTTGGACACTACAAGGAATCTTCAGAGGTGGAGATGTCAGTCTTGCAAGCTCATGAAACATTACGTCAACCAGGCGAGCCAACTAAAGTAAAAGATGAACAGTCTGCATTAACCACTGACACTCTAAACTCGGGGCGATTAGCTCAACTGGCTGCAGCAGCTGTCTTGAATTTGGCAGAATTCACTCAAGTATTAGAAGTGCCCTTAAAACCTGAAGCAGAGTCTTCAGAAGTTCTCACAGTCTTTAACTGCAGAGTGCAAACTGAAACACCTGCAACAGAGGACAAGATGGAATCTGTTCCAGATGGATTAATCATAGGTCGTTTAGAGGAAGAATCTCAAGATTCAGCTGCAGTTCTGTGTTCGGATACCCTCCAATGGACAGCCAATGTATTATCAAGGCCTGAAGTACAATCAAATACATGTACCACACTTGTGGGTTCGATGGATGTATCTGCGGATGTTTTGCCATGTTTATTTACATCACCTGCAGAGCCAGTATCTGACAGATCAACAATATCAGAGGGAACAACTTGGATATCTACAGAAGTACTTATCCCTGAAACACAGACTCATCTGTCCACCCTTGTTCAGCCATCAGAAGAATTGCAGTGTTCCTCTGAGACTGTGCTTTCTTCTCGGTATGATCAAGATTTGACGGGAATGACGTTTCCTCAGGATCACAGTTATTTCATGAATCCTTGTCCAGATATCATCAGGAGAACTTTAGAAAAGAAGCTTGCTTGGGAAAGGAAGAAGAACGAAGAACAGCGGCAAAGGTTCAGAGTACTTCAACAAAAACTGAAGAGAAAAGAGCAGAAAATTGACAGCCTTACCAAAATTATCAACGAGCTGAGGGACAATAAGTCTGGTGATCTGTGGAACagtaatatattttaa
- the LOC129703651 gene encoding THAP domain-containing protein 5-like isoform X3, with amino-acid sequence MAKWLKAVARGNWVPSPRATLCSDHFIKECFEERNDRRHLKFFSVPTIFPPPKNKSTGPRKSNKAKTYVGHYKESSEVEMSVLQAHETLRQPGEPTKVKDEQSALTTDTLNSGRLAQLAAAAVLNLAEFTQVLEVPLKPEAESSEVLTVFNCRVQTETPATEDKMESVPDGLIIGRLEEESQDSAAVLCSDTLQWTANVLSRPEVQSNTCTTLVGSMDVSADVLPCLFTSPAEPVSDRSTISEGTTWISTEVLIPETQTHLSTLVQPSEELQCSSETVLSSRYDQDLTGMTFPQDHSYFMNPCPDIIRRTLEKKLAWERKKNEEQRQRFRVLQQKLKRKEQKIDSLTKIINELRDNKSGDLWNSNIF; translated from the exons ATGGCAAAATGGTTAAAAGCCGTAGCACGAGGAAACTGGGTGCCATCACCGAGAGCAACACTCTGCAGTGATCACTTCATTAAGGAATGCTTTGAAGAACGGAATGATAGAAGGCATTTAAAGTTTTTCTCTGTACCAACCATATTTCCACCACCTAAAAATAAG TCTACAGGCCCCAGAAAGTCCAATAAAGCGAAAACCTATGTTGGACACTACAAGGAATCTTCAGAGGTGGAGATGTCAGTCTTGCAAGCTCATGAAACATTACGTCAACCAGGCGAGCCAACTAAAGTAAAAGATGAACAGTCTGCATTAACCACTGACACTCTAAACTCGGGGCGATTAGCTCAACTGGCTGCAGCAGCTGTCTTGAATTTGGCAGAATTCACTCAAGTATTAGAAGTGCCCTTAAAACCTGAAGCAGAGTCTTCAGAAGTTCTCACAGTCTTTAACTGCAGAGTGCAAACTGAAACACCTGCAACAGAGGACAAGATGGAATCTGTTCCAGATGGATTAATCATAGGTCGTTTAGAGGAAGAATCTCAAGATTCAGCTGCAGTTCTGTGTTCGGATACCCTCCAATGGACAGCCAATGTATTATCAAGGCCTGAAGTACAATCAAATACATGTACCACACTTGTGGGTTCGATGGATGTATCTGCGGATGTTTTGCCATGTTTATTTACATCACCTGCAGAGCCAGTATCTGACAGATCAACAATATCAGAGGGAACAACTTGGATATCTACAGAAGTACTTATCCCTGAAACACAGACTCATCTGTCCACCCTTGTTCAGCCATCAGAAGAATTGCAGTGTTCCTCTGAGACTGTGCTTTCTTCTCGGTATGATCAAGATTTGACGGGAATGACGTTTCCTCAGGATCACAGTTATTTCATGAATCCTTGTCCAGATATCATCAGGAGAACTTTAGAAAAGAAGCTTGCTTGGGAAAGGAAGAAGAACGAAGAACAGCGGCAAAGGTTCAGAGTACTTCAACAAAAACTGAAGAGAAAAGAGCAGAAAATTGACAGCCTTACCAAAATTATCAACGAGCTGAGGGACAATAAGTCTGGTGATCTGTGGAACagtaatatattttaa
- the LOC129703651 gene encoding THAP domain-containing protein 5-like isoform X1: MPVSCSALDCKNRFKKGSGITFHRFPISRPDLMAKWLKAVARGNWVPSPRATLCSDHFIKECFEERNDRRHLKFFSVPTIFPPPKNKSTGPRKSNKAKTYVGHYKESSEVEMSVLQAHETLRQPGEPTKVKDEQSALTTDTLNSGRLAQLAAAAVLNLAEFTQVLEVPLKPEAESSEVLTVFNCRVQTETPATEDKMESVPDGLIIGRLEEESQDSAAVLCSDTLQWTANVLSRPEVQSNTCTTLVGSMDVSADVLPCLFTSPAEPVSDRSTISEGTTWISTEVLIPETQTHLSTLVQPSEELQCSSETVLSSRYDQDLTGMTFPQDHSYFMNPCPDIIRRTLEKKLAWERKKNEEQRQRFRVLQQKLKRKEQKIDSLTKIINELRDNKSGDLWNSNIF; encoded by the exons ATGCCAGTCTCATGCAGCGCGCTTGATTGCAAGAACCGCTTCAAGAAAGGAAGTGGCATAACTTTCCACAG ATTTCCTATTTCAAGACCTGACCTCATGGCAAAATGGTTAAAAGCCGTAGCACGAGGAAACTGGGTGCCATCACCGAGAGCAACACTCTGCAGTGATCACTTCATTAAGGAATGCTTTGAAGAACGGAATGATAGAAGGCATTTAAAGTTTTTCTCTGTACCAACCATATTTCCACCACCTAAAAATAAG TCTACAGGCCCCAGAAAGTCCAATAAAGCGAAAACCTATGTTGGACACTACAAGGAATCTTCAGAGGTGGAGATGTCAGTCTTGCAAGCTCATGAAACATTACGTCAACCAGGCGAGCCAACTAAAGTAAAAGATGAACAGTCTGCATTAACCACTGACACTCTAAACTCGGGGCGATTAGCTCAACTGGCTGCAGCAGCTGTCTTGAATTTGGCAGAATTCACTCAAGTATTAGAAGTGCCCTTAAAACCTGAAGCAGAGTCTTCAGAAGTTCTCACAGTCTTTAACTGCAGAGTGCAAACTGAAACACCTGCAACAGAGGACAAGATGGAATCTGTTCCAGATGGATTAATCATAGGTCGTTTAGAGGAAGAATCTCAAGATTCAGCTGCAGTTCTGTGTTCGGATACCCTCCAATGGACAGCCAATGTATTATCAAGGCCTGAAGTACAATCAAATACATGTACCACACTTGTGGGTTCGATGGATGTATCTGCGGATGTTTTGCCATGTTTATTTACATCACCTGCAGAGCCAGTATCTGACAGATCAACAATATCAGAGGGAACAACTTGGATATCTACAGAAGTACTTATCCCTGAAACACAGACTCATCTGTCCACCCTTGTTCAGCCATCAGAAGAATTGCAGTGTTCCTCTGAGACTGTGCTTTCTTCTCGGTATGATCAAGATTTGACGGGAATGACGTTTCCTCAGGATCACAGTTATTTCATGAATCCTTGTCCAGATATCATCAGGAGAACTTTAGAAAAGAAGCTTGCTTGGGAAAGGAAGAAGAACGAAGAACAGCGGCAAAGGTTCAGAGTACTTCAACAAAAACTGAAGAGAAAAGAGCAGAAAATTGACAGCCTTACCAAAATTATCAACGAGCTGAGGGACAATAAGTCTGGTGATCTGTGGAACagtaatatattttaa